CCTTGGCCAGCAAACGCGTCTGCGCGACCAGCTTTTCCTTGGCGGCGGGGATGACCATGTCGTCCTTGCCGAAGGAAATGCCCGCCTTGTAGGCGTTGTGGAAGCCGAGGCCCATGATGCGGTCAGCGAAGACAACAGCTTCCTTCTGGCCACAATGGCGGTAGACGGCGTCGATCATCTTAGAGATTTCGCGCTTGGTCATCAGCTTGTTGCAGAGGTCGTAAGAGATGTTGACGGCATGCGGCAACAGCTCACCGATTTTCAGGCGGCCCGGTGTGGTTTCCAGGGTGCGGGTCACGAGCTGGCCATCCGGGCCCATCTCGGTGATGCGGCCCTTGATCTTGGCATGCAGCGTGACAGCGCCGGCCTGCAAGGCGTGATCGACTTCGGCAATGTTGCCGAACATCATGCCCTGCCCCGGCTCATTGTCGTTCATGAGCGATAGATAGTAGAGGCCCAGAACGATATCCTGCGACGGCACAATGATCGGCTGGCCGTTGGCGGGATGCAGCACGTTGTTGGTCGACATCATCAGCACGCGGGCTTCCAGCTGCGCTTCGAGCGACAGCGGAACGTGCACAGCCATCTGGTCGCCGTCAAAGTCGGCGTTGAAGGCGGTGCAGACGAGCGGATGCAGCTGAATGGCCTTGCCTTCGATCAGCACGGGCTCAAACGCCTGGATGCCCAAGCGATGCAGCGTCGGCGCGCGGTTCAGCATGATCGGATGTTCGCGGATAACCTCGTCGAGGATATCCCAGACTTCCGGCTTTTCCTTTTCAACCAGCTTCTTGGCTTGCTTCACGGTGGAAGAAAGGCCCTTGGCTTCGAGGCGCGAATAGATGAACGGCTTGAACAATTCGAGCGCCATCTTCTTCGGCAGGCCGCACTGATGCAGCTTCAACTCCGGACCCACGGTGATGACCGAGCGGCCCGAATAGTCGACGCGCTTGCCGAGCAGGTTCTGGCGGAAGCGGCCCTGCTTGCCCTTGAGCATATCTGACAGCGACTTCAGCGGACGCTTGTTGGCACCGGTGATGACGCGGCCACGGCGGCCGTTGTCGAACAGCGCATCCACCGATTCCTGCAGCATGCGCTTTTCGTTACGCACGATGATGTCTGGCGCACGCAATTCAATGAGGCGCTTCAGGCGGTTGTTGCGGTTGATGACGCGGCGATAAAGATCATTGAGATCCGACGTCGCGAAGCGGCCACCATCCAGCGGGACGAGCGGGCGCAGTTCCGGCGGGATCACCGGAACAACAGTCAGGATCATCCATTCCGGGCGGTTGCCGGATTCCAGGAAGTTCTCGACGAGCTTCAAACGCTTGGCCAGCTTCTTCGGCTTGATTTCACCGGTTGCGACTTTCAGCTCTTCGCGCAGCGAAATTTTCAACGCATCGAGATTAATGGCGTTGAGCATGTCGCGCACGGCCTCAGCACCGATCGATGCGGTGAAGCTGTCTTCGCCATATTCTTCCTGGGCCTTGAGATATTCATTCTCGCCCAGCAGCTGGTGCATCTTGAGCGGGGTGAGGCCCGGCTCGGTCACAATGTAGTTTTCGAAATAGAGGATGCGTTCCACATCCTTTAGCGTCATGTCGAGCAAGGTCGCGATGCGGCTCGGCACCGACTTCAGGAACCAGATATGGGCAACCGGGGCTGCGAGTTCGATATGGCCCATGCGCTCGCGCCGCACCTTCGACAGGGTGACTTCCACGCCACACTTTTCGCAGATGATGCCCTTGTACTTCATGCGCTTGTACTTGCCGCACAGGCATTCGTAATCCTTCACGGGTCCGAAAATGCGCGCGCAGAACAGGCCGTCACGTTCCGGCTTGAATGTACGGTAATTGATGGTTTCCGGCTTCTTGATTTCGCCGAACGACCAGGACAGGATTTTCTCCGGGCTGGCGACGGTGATGCGGATCTGGTCGAAAACCTGAACCGGAGTAACCGGGTTGAAGACGTTCATGAGCTCTTGGTTCATGGGTGTCCTTGCTCCTTATGCGGGGGATGAGAGCCCGCTGTGAATTGAAACTCAAACTTGGATAGGGAGGGCGCTCACTGTGCGAGCGCCCTGCCCTTAAAATCAGTTCTGTGCGTCGGGGGCTTCCAACGGTGCGCCATTCTGCAGTTCAACATTGAGGCCCAAGGAACGCATTTCCTTGACCAGCACGTTGAAGCTTTCCGGAATGCCGGTTTCAAAGGCATCGTCACCACGGACGATCGCTTCGTAAACCTTGGTGCGGCCCGCCACGTCGTCGGACTTCACCGTCAGCATTTCCTGCAGCGTATAGGCAGCGCCGTAAGCTTCGAGAGCCCAGACTTCCATTTCGCCGAAGCGCTGGCCACCGAACTGCGCCTTGCCGCCCAGCGGTTGCTGGGTAACGAGCGAGTAAGGCCCGATCGAACGGGCGTGGATCTTGTCGTCCACGAGATGGTGCAGCTTCAGGATATAGATGTAGCCCACGGTCACCGGACGGTCGAACACATCGCCAGTACGGCCGTCATAGAGCTTGATCTGGCCAGAGGTGGACAGACCGGCATCCTGCAGCATCTTGGAAATGTCTTCCTCGCGCGCACCATCGAAGACCGGCGTTGCAATCGGAACGCCCTTCTTCACGGTGTGGGCGAATTCGACAATCTGGGTATCATCCAAAGCATCGAGTTCGGCATTCTTGCCATAGGCGCTGAACAGCACGTCACGCACGGGCTTCGACTTCTGCGAAGACTGGTACACTTCCAGTGCTTCACCGATCTTCTTGCCCATGCCGGCGCAGGCCCAACCCAAATGGGTTTCGAGGATCTGACCAACGTTCATGCGCGAAGGCACGCCGAGCGGATTGAGCACCACGTCAACCGGGGTGCCGTCTTCCAGATAGGGCATGTCTTCCTGCGGCACGATCTTGGAGACCACGCCCTTGTTGCCATGGCGGCCGGCCATCTTGTCGCCCGGCTGGATCTTGCGCTTCACGGCAACGAAGACCTTGACCATCTTCATCACGCCGGTGGGCAGTTCATCGCCACGCTGCAGCTTTTCGACCTTGTCCATGAAGCGCGTTTCGAGGCGCTTCTTGGAGTCGTCGTACTGCACTTTCATGGCTTCGAGTTCGCCCATGGACTTTTCGTTGCCCAGAGCGATGTTCCACCATTGCGAACGCGGAATGCCTTCCAGGTCCTTCTCGGCAATCTTGCCATCCAGCTTGTGGCCGCGCGGGCCGCCGGTGGCTGTCTTGCCATGCAGGAAGTCATGCAGGCGGCCGTAAGAGTTGCGGTCGAGGATCGCGAGTTCGTCGTCGCGGTCCTTGGCCAGGCGTTCGATTTCTTCGCGCTCGATGGCCAAGGCACGTTCGTCCTTGTCCACACCATGGCGGTTGAACACGCGCACTTCCACGACCGTGCCCGACACGCCGGGCGGCAGGCGCAGAGACGTGTCACGCACATCAGAAGCCTTTTCACCGAAGATGGCGCGCAGCAGCTTTTCTTCCGGCGTCATCGGGCTTTCGCCCTTCGGGGTGATCTTGCCGACCAGAATGTCGCCCGGCTTCACTTCAGCACCGATGTAAACGATGCCAGCTTCGTCGAGGTTCTTGAGGCTTTCTTCGCCCACATTCGGAATGTCGCGGGTGATTTCTTCCGGGCCGAGCTTGGTGTCACGAGCCATCACGTCGAATTCTTCGATGTGGATCGACGTGAACACGTCATCCTTCACGATGCGCTCGGAGAGCAGGATCGAGTCTTCGAAGTTGTAGCCATTCCACGGCATGAACGCGACGAGGCAGTTCTGGCCGAGAGCCAGATCGCCCAGTTCCGTCGATGGGCCGTCAGCGATGATGTCGCCGGCGTCCACGATGTCACCAGCACGCACCAGCGGACGCTGGTTGATGCAGGTGGACTGGTTGGAACGCTGGAACTTGGCCAGGGTATAAATATCAACACCCGGCTTCGTCGGATCGGTTTCTTCCGTGGCGCGGATCACGATGCGCTTGGCGTCCACCTGGTCGACCACGCCGGAACGGCGGGCGGTGATGGCGGCACCAGAGTCACGGGCCACAACGCTTTCCATGCCGGTGCCCACCAGCGGTGCGGATGAACGCACCAGCGGCACGGCCTGACGCTGCATGTTGGAACCCATGAGGGCGCGGTTGGCGTCGTCGTTTTCAAGGAACGGGATCAAGGCGGCGGCAACCGAAACGATCTGCTTCGGCGAGACGTCGGCAAAGTCCACGCGGTCCGGGGTGATCTGGAACACGTCGCCCTGATAACGCACGATGACCTGTTCGTCAGCAAATGCGCCGTCCTTGGTCAGCGGCACGTTGGCCTGGGCGATGTGATACTTGGCTTCCTCAATGGCGGAGAGATACTTCACGTCATTGGTCACTTTGCCATCGGTCACGCGGCGATACGGCGTTTCAATGAAGCCATATTTGTTGACGCGGGCATAGGTGGCGAGCGAGTTGATCAGACCGATATTCGGGCCTTCCGGCGTTTCAATCGGGCAGATGCGGCCGTAGTGGGTCGGGTGAACGTCGCGGACTTCGAAGCCAGCACGTTCACGCGTCAGACCGCCCGGGCCAAGGGCCGAGAGACGGCGCTTGTGGGTGATTTCAGACAGCGGATTGGTCTGGTCCATGAATTGCGACAGCTGCGAGGAGCCGAAGAATTCACGCACGGCAGCGGCAGCAGGCTTGGCATTGATCAAGTCATGCGGCATCACCGTGTCGATATCAACCGATGACAGACGTTCCTTGATGGCGCGTTCCATACGGACGAGGCCGAGGCGGTATTGGTTTTCCATGAGCTCGCCCACCGAGCGCACACGGCGGTTGCCGAGATTGTCGATGTCGTCGACTTCGCCCTTCGAGTCGCGCAGGTCATGCAGCGTCTTGACGATGAGCAGGATGTCTTCCTTGCGCAGAACGCGCATGGAGTCGGCCACGTTCAAATCAAGGCGCATGTTCATCTTCACGCGGCCCACGGCCGAGAGGTCATAACGCTCTTGATCGAAGAACAGGCCCTTGAACAGCGCTTCAGCGCCTTCACGCGTCGGCGGTTCACCGGGGCGCATGACGCGGTAGATTTCAACCAGCGCCTGCTCATAGCTTTCAACCTTGTCGGCCTTCAGCGTGTTGCGGATGTAAGCACCGGTGTTGATATGGTCGATGTCGAGGAGGTTCAGGGTCTTGAAGCCCTGCTCCTTGAGTGCCTTGAGCGACTTCTCGGTGATCTCTTCGCCGGCTTCGGCATAGATTTCACCGGTGTCTTCATTCACCATTTCGTCGGCGATGTACTGACCATAGAGGTCTTCATCGCGCACCAGGAGTTCCTTGGTGCCGTCTTCAGCGATCTTGCGGGCCATGCGCGGCGAGATCTTCTTGCCGGCTTCAACAACCACAGCGCCCGTCTTGGCGTCGATCATGTCAACCGTCGGCTTGATGCCCTTGAAACGGTCAGCCAAATAAGGCATGCGCCAGCCTTCCTTGGTCATGCTGTAAGGCACTGACTTGTAGAAGTGGTGCAGGATTTCTTCCGAGCCCATGCCCAAGGCATAGAACAGCGTCGTCACGGGAAGTTTGCGGCGGCGGTCGATACGCGCGAAAATGAGGTCCTTGGCATCGAATTCGAAATCGAGCCACGAGCCGCGATAGGGAATGACGCGGGCGGCAAACAGGATCTTGCCCGAAGAGTGGCTCTTGCCTTTATCGTTGTCGAAGAAGACGCCCGGCGAACGGTGCATCTGGGACACGATCACGCGCTCGGTGCCGTTGACCACGAAGGTGCCGTTCTTGGTCATGAGCGGAATTTCGCCCATGTACACGTCCTGCTCCTTCACGTCCTTCAGCGACTTGGCCTGGGTGTCAGGGTCAATTTCGAACACGACGAGCTGCAGGGTGACGCGCAGCGGTGCTGCATAGGTCATGCCGCGCTGCTGGCATTCATCCACGTCAAACTTCGGCTGTTCGAATTCGTAACGCTTGAATTCCAGCACCGACTGGCCGGAGAAATCGGAAATCGGGAAGACCGACTTGAAGACGGCTTGCAAACCCTCGGTGAGGCGGCCACCGGCCGGCTCCTGCATCTGCAGGAACTGTTCGTAAGATTCACGCTGAACCTCGATGAGATTCGGCATTTCGGCAACTTCAATACCTTTGCCGAAGACCTTACGAATTCGCTTCCTGCTTGCAATGGATCTTGTGTCAGCCATGTGTTTTCCTGTCACTTTTTGAATTCTACGCGCACAGCGCCCCTTCAGGACGCCCAAAACAGTTCTGCAAATGCCTGCGACTACAGGCCTTTGAAGAACTGTTCCAACTCGATACTTATGATCCTGTCATGCGGAGAGAGCCTTTTGCCCGCCCCTCGTGGCAAGATTGTGGCTGGTTCCCCGCCCTGAGATAGGAACCCCAGGGCGGAAAACCAAGTGGAGTTACTTCAGCTCGACCTTGGCGCCGACGCCTTCGAGCTTCTTCTTCATGTCTTCTGCGTCCTTCTTGGCAACGCCTTCCTTCAGGGGCTTCGGAGCGCCTTCGACAAGGTCCTTGGCTTCCTTCAGGCCGAGGCCGGTGATGGCGCGGACTTCCTTGATCACTTCGATCTTCTTGTCGCCAGCGGCGGCCAGAACAACGGTGAACTCGGTCTTTTCTTCAGCAGCCGGAGCAGCAGCGCCGCCGCCAGCAGCAGCAACTGCCACGGGAGCAGCAGCCGAAACGCCCCACTTCTCTTCGAGAAGCTTGGAAAGCTCAGCAGCTTCCAGAACGGTCAAGGCGGACAGGTCGTCTACGATTTTGGCAAGATCAGCCATTTTATTTTCTCACTTTTTAAGTCGGTTAAAACAAAAGTTGGTTGGGTTCGCTTTATCAAGCAGCCTTGGTGGCATAGGCGTTCATCACACGCGCCAGCTGACCTGCAGGTGCCGCAACCACGCCCGCAATGCGGGTGGCCGGGGTCTGGATCATGCCGACGAGCTTTGCACGCAGCTCATTGAGCGACGGCAGCGATGCGAGCGCCTTGACGGAGGCAGCATCCATTGGGGTTGCGCCCAGAGCACCGCCGAGGATCACGAACTTTTCGTGGGCCTTGGCGAAGTCAGAGGCAACCTTGGGTGCCGTCACAGGATCGTTAG
This genomic interval from Aestuariivirga litoralis contains the following:
- the rpoB gene encoding DNA-directed RNA polymerase subunit beta translates to MADTRSIASRKRIRKVFGKGIEVAEMPNLIEVQRESYEQFLQMQEPAGGRLTEGLQAVFKSVFPISDFSGQSVLEFKRYEFEQPKFDVDECQQRGMTYAAPLRVTLQLVVFEIDPDTQAKSLKDVKEQDVYMGEIPLMTKNGTFVVNGTERVIVSQMHRSPGVFFDNDKGKSHSSGKILFAARVIPYRGSWLDFEFDAKDLIFARIDRRRKLPVTTLFYALGMGSEEILHHFYKSVPYSMTKEGWRMPYLADRFKGIKPTVDMIDAKTGAVVVEAGKKISPRMARKIAEDGTKELLVRDEDLYGQYIADEMVNEDTGEIYAEAGEEITEKSLKALKEQGFKTLNLLDIDHINTGAYIRNTLKADKVESYEQALVEIYRVMRPGEPPTREGAEALFKGLFFDQERYDLSAVGRVKMNMRLDLNVADSMRVLRKEDILLIVKTLHDLRDSKGEVDDIDNLGNRRVRSVGELMENQYRLGLVRMERAIKERLSSVDIDTVMPHDLINAKPAAAAVREFFGSSQLSQFMDQTNPLSEITHKRRLSALGPGGLTRERAGFEVRDVHPTHYGRICPIETPEGPNIGLINSLATYARVNKYGFIETPYRRVTDGKVTNDVKYLSAIEEAKYHIAQANVPLTKDGAFADEQVIVRYQGDVFQITPDRVDFADVSPKQIVSVAAALIPFLENDDANRALMGSNMQRQAVPLVRSSAPLVGTGMESVVARDSGAAITARRSGVVDQVDAKRIVIRATEETDPTKPGVDIYTLAKFQRSNQSTCINQRPLVRAGDIVDAGDIIADGPSTELGDLALGQNCLVAFMPWNGYNFEDSILLSERIVKDDVFTSIHIEEFDVMARDTKLGPEEITRDIPNVGEESLKNLDEAGIVYIGAEVKPGDILVGKITPKGESPMTPEEKLLRAIFGEKASDVRDTSLRLPPGVSGTVVEVRVFNRHGVDKDERALAIEREEIERLAKDRDDELAILDRNSYGRLHDFLHGKTATGGPRGHKLDGKIAEKDLEGIPRSQWWNIALGNEKSMGELEAMKVQYDDSKKRLETRFMDKVEKLQRGDELPTGVMKMVKVFVAVKRKIQPGDKMAGRHGNKGVVSKIVPQEDMPYLEDGTPVDVVLNPLGVPSRMNVGQILETHLGWACAGMGKKIGEALEVYQSSQKSKPVRDVLFSAYGKNAELDALDDTQIVEFAHTVKKGVPIATPVFDGAREEDISKMLQDAGLSTSGQIKLYDGRTGDVFDRPVTVGYIYILKLHHLVDDKIHARSIGPYSLVTQQPLGGKAQFGGQRFGEMEVWALEAYGAAYTLQEMLTVKSDDVAGRTKVYEAIVRGDDAFETGIPESFNVLVKEMRSLGLNVELQNGAPLEAPDAQN
- the rplL gene encoding 50S ribosomal protein L7/L12; amino-acid sequence: MADLAKIVDDLSALTVLEAAELSKLLEEKWGVSAAAPVAVAAAGGGAAAPAAEEKTEFTVVLAAAGDKKIEVIKEVRAITGLGLKEAKDLVEGAPKPLKEGVAKKDAEDMKKKLEGVGAKVELK
- the rplJ gene encoding 50S ribosomal protein L10, giving the protein MEKAAKSQLVSTLNGIFKNSAVVVVAHNNGLTANQVLDLRNKMAAAGATVKVAKNSLVKLALEGTDAKSIESYLTGPTMLAYANDPVTAPKVASDFAKAHEKFVILGGALGATPMDAASVKALASLPSLNELRAKLVGMIQTPATRIAGVVAAPAGQLARVMNAYATKAA